The Vibrio gangliei genome includes a region encoding these proteins:
- a CDS encoding restriction endonuclease subunit S domain-containing protein translates to MLLSMAELQKRKELDMKLFYDNYQLVWSVDGTKFQGRIKLSKSRVRPIELMLHCYQVVCDISVKLGNHIRRMPPTLNVTCNVELTNKHEEVYGLMDLVTESVSNIKTIEVLIALAYSAQRRATFKYDECLYLADIESYPVFQQDEQHLMFALTTKPLAINKDKSFLAKHRISPHFIYRFMQRHSGFDRSRNAIDQIIRMLETTDFKIINKPDGNFMELINEKTGYAFVACKFNKQETLHRLLLVTLKRDYYDFEPVNSYFDEELEKFEKLVTIIPI, encoded by the coding sequence ATGCTTTTATCAATGGCAGAATTACAGAAGCGTAAAGAGCTCGATATGAAGCTGTTCTATGATAACTACCAGCTAGTATGGTCAGTAGATGGAACCAAGTTTCAAGGGCGCATTAAGCTTTCAAAAAGTCGTGTTAGACCTATTGAATTAATGCTCCATTGCTACCAAGTTGTTTGCGACATATCTGTTAAGTTGGGCAATCACATAAGAAGAATGCCACCAACATTAAACGTCACATGTAATGTTGAGCTAACAAACAAACACGAAGAAGTATATGGGTTGATGGATCTAGTTACTGAATCAGTATCTAACATTAAAACTATCGAAGTGTTAATAGCGTTGGCTTATTCAGCTCAGCGTAGAGCGACATTTAAGTATGATGAGTGCTTGTACTTGGCCGACATTGAGAGTTATCCAGTGTTCCAACAAGATGAGCAGCATTTGATGTTTGCGTTAACTACAAAGCCCCTTGCTATCAATAAGGACAAAAGCTTTCTAGCAAAACACCGAATCTCACCGCACTTTATATATCGATTTATGCAACGGCATTCAGGTTTTGATAGGTCGCGTAATGCGATTGATCAAATTATCAGAATGCTTGAAACAACTGACTTCAAGATAATAAATAAGCCTGATGGTAATTTTATGGAGTTAATCAACGAGAAGACTGGCTATGCGTTTGTCGCATGTAAATTCAACAAGCAAGAAACGCTACATAGACTTCTTTTGGTTACATTGAAGCGTGACTACTATGATTTTGAGCCCGTTAACTCTTACTTTGATGAGGAATTAGAAAAGTTTGAGAAATTGGTTACGATCATTCCAATATAA
- a CDS encoding porin family protein has product MKLKLKFLVIALTCVGGTAQATEWEWDWDFPAYIGVSYSPMQVKIGDADYNLGVAGATLGWNFNDYVAIEGNVLAGIDDDNSVYGSVKLESSYTIFMKAQYPIKLSKNYSISPYVLAGAGKTHIDSEQYGDFKESDFAYGAGIDFIMFKSFSINADYLNYLDSSTNGMDLKADGLRVGLTYRF; this is encoded by the coding sequence ATGAAATTGAAACTTAAATTTTTAGTTATCGCTCTAACTTGTGTTGGCGGTACTGCACAAGCAACGGAATGGGAGTGGGATTGGGATTTTCCTGCTTACATAGGTGTAAGTTATTCACCAATGCAGGTTAAGATTGGTGATGCCGACTATAACCTAGGGGTAGCAGGTGCAACTCTTGGTTGGAATTTTAATGATTACGTGGCCATCGAGGGCAATGTTCTTGCTGGTATTGATGATGATAATTCAGTGTATGGCAGCGTTAAGCTCGAAAGCTCATATACGATTTTTATGAAAGCCCAATACCCGATTAAGCTTTCAAAAAACTACTCTATCAGCCCTTATGTACTAGCTGGTGCCGGTAAAACACATATCGATTCTGAGCAATATGGTGACTTTAAAGAAAGTGATTTTGCCTATGGCGCTGGCATCGATTTCATTATGTTCAAAAGTTTCTCAATCAATGCTGACTACTTGAACTACTTGGATTCCTCAACAAATGGCATGGATTTAAAAGCAGACGGCTTGCGTGTCGGATTGACTTATCGTTTTTAA
- a CDS encoding site-specific integrase, whose protein sequence is MAVKASSSVKKRKIKRIDAVVNEFDNGSVISKKKKSKVPSIPPKSVKELNAIFDEVYKQNETLYQIFHMAALTGLRFSDASWLTVEDFYDNEVGKFVDSFSLSQQKTCNMAITRLTKKRLKEKGVDQLSEAEIKAIESRAKKGSMVTIFVNDEMREIVQNVMDKRKITAGLLFPNKHHFSENLPISTNGANNILKKVKLKLGLNYPLSTHSFRKFFANAVMRGGCTPEKVRDLLGQKSLDATTLYVSSEEEELRSAVGQLSYNQ, encoded by the coding sequence ATGGCAGTAAAAGCCTCAAGTAGCGTTAAAAAGCGTAAAATTAAGCGCATTGATGCGGTTGTTAATGAGTTTGATAATGGCAGTGTCATTTCAAAGAAAAAGAAGTCCAAGGTTCCCAGCATACCACCAAAATCAGTTAAGGAACTGAATGCGATTTTTGATGAGGTTTATAAACAGAATGAAACCTTGTATCAGATTTTCCACATGGCTGCGTTAACCGGTCTTCGTTTTAGTGATGCTTCTTGGCTCACGGTTGAAGATTTTTACGATAATGAAGTTGGGAAATTCGTTGATAGCTTTTCGTTGTCACAGCAAAAAACCTGTAATATGGCCATAACGCGCTTAACGAAAAAAAGGTTGAAAGAAAAAGGTGTGGACCAGCTATCAGAAGCCGAGATTAAAGCAATTGAGTCTCGAGCCAAGAAAGGCTCAATGGTCACAATTTTTGTAAATGATGAAATGAGAGAAATTGTGCAGAACGTCATGGATAAGAGAAAAATTACTGCTGGCTTGCTATTTCCAAATAAGCATCATTTTAGTGAGAACCTACCAATTAGCACCAATGGCGCGAACAATATTTTAAAAAAGGTAAAGTTAAAGCTTGGGTTAAACTACCCGCTAAGTACGCACTCATTTAGGAAGTTTTTTGCTAATGCGGTTATGCGAGGTGGGTGTACTCCCGAAAAAGTGAGAGACTTGTTAGGTCAAAAAAGTCTCGATGCGACAACACTTTACGTAAGCTCAGAGGAAGAAGAATTAAGATCTGCTGTCGGGCAGCTATCTTACAATCAATAA
- a CDS encoding H-NS family histone-like protein: MNATTSSVAKKAGSNSDLAVLKSSQRVKRAIASLDEGAVTKLQEKLTRIFSDRVDELRKASEEQERKKALVDEMIQKLKEQGVSSSEIKTIIGN; the protein is encoded by the coding sequence ATGAACGCAACAACCAGTTCTGTAGCAAAAAAAGCGGGCTCTAATAGTGATCTAGCTGTTTTGAAATCTTCTCAGAGAGTAAAGCGAGCAATTGCATCTTTGGATGAAGGTGCAGTCACAAAGCTGCAAGAGAAGTTAACGCGAATTTTTAGTGATCGAGTTGACGAGCTGAGAAAAGCGAGCGAAGAACAAGAGCGAAAAAAAGCCCTTGTCGATGAAATGATTCAGAAATTGAAAGAGCAAGGTGTTTCATCAAGTGAGATCAAAACAATTATAGGTAATTGA
- a CDS encoding helix-turn-helix domain-containing protein: MKLSVLRSKEYVERVYKEQRSIEKAAKYSGVAYPTFWRWLKHYGIETNNVGYTPVESEFTGSECRDLRRKAGLTIDQLSEQSGVNRTSIINFELGKATIRKKTIINLQASLNGLLPFNSNA; the protein is encoded by the coding sequence ATGAAATTGTCAGTGTTAAGATCAAAAGAATACGTAGAACGAGTCTACAAAGAACAGCGCAGCATAGAAAAGGCTGCCAAATATTCAGGCGTAGCCTATCCAACATTTTGGCGATGGCTGAAGCATTATGGAATTGAAACAAACAATGTTGGCTATACACCTGTTGAATCTGAGTTTACGGGCAGCGAGTGTCGTGATTTAAGGAGAAAGGCGGGTTTAACAATTGATCAATTATCTGAGCAGTCAGGAGTTAACCGCACATCTATTATCAACTTCGAATTAGGCAAGGCAACCATTAGAAAGAAAACCATCATCAATCTTCAAGCATCTCTAAATGGCTTACTCCCTTTCAACAGTAACGCTTAG
- the mobH gene encoding MobH family relaxase encodes MSIIRKIFKDKSSPQQSQQSIGTKQFTTPIDGWFLSAPTSFWKDKFAHQINLIREKVRMSNTHRNIYYEPVLEAIISFYQALPASEYNHHSHSGGMIEHTLDVMNTALIYKLNFFYSESGKETDVENESDVFAYACFIACALHDIGKIVTDLDVVYKPIGSEKVKVWYPLIEALPLNCHYKYRYNPLRQHKTHVLASPTMFTHIVPPEGIIWIKSYPKLFQFLINTLAGNYKAGGEIAQVLQFSDQDSASRSMLEGTNIEAKREANAPYSKGKKSTADIIVSMIRLAIESNEVRVNVAGGAVWVVDDKIYAVSKVIIDKARSMAAQAGYTALPENTVALFSMLCDAGYCERHPITNDIIHTIHITMPNSASEAWKSQLTFLVFKREALDPNNTLNLANANAILKDNTAKDGYKAKKSASETGEEHKAESTPITETKKESETAANPFTLDHSSLFSQTTNKPQPETKPLSEVIKSSHSTITVPTQKPAKKTNPSKSNDAEAKTLQPETKSTELNLNPFYSAKLEPKKAQAQATGKGEQGASESGHEAKTTKSKNNSKDSNVETVKSTGTNTDRSNGSYDGSKENLQKQLSKPKSSKLFIPSYPTTEKQSPPNPFSKTLKGNMSLQMFMTSKNMDEQKEFALSNTPNAKEFSEWIKGSIEEKVLTYNMLHRYSEVYFIQEGVFICMPNLIHTYNKQQNKRIDSSSMINALTKERAVHIGTTKIRTMLMKKRELKGLVLKYELFNDWLVSNNIKIIESNKYVIVA; translated from the coding sequence ATGAGCATTATTAGAAAGATATTCAAAGACAAAAGTTCACCTCAACAATCACAGCAAAGCATAGGTACGAAGCAATTTACTACACCTATTGACGGCTGGTTTCTATCTGCACCAACAAGTTTTTGGAAGGACAAATTCGCTCATCAGATAAACTTAATCCGAGAGAAAGTGCGAATGAGCAACACTCACAGGAATATCTACTATGAGCCAGTGCTAGAGGCCATCATAAGCTTTTATCAAGCTCTACCGGCTTCTGAATATAACCACCATAGTCACAGTGGAGGGATGATAGAACACACCTTGGATGTAATGAACACAGCTTTAATCTATAAGCTCAATTTCTTTTATTCAGAAAGTGGCAAGGAAACGGACGTTGAAAATGAGTCAGATGTGTTTGCCTATGCCTGTTTCATTGCTTGCGCGTTGCACGATATAGGGAAGATAGTTACTGATTTGGATGTAGTGTACAAACCAATAGGTAGCGAAAAAGTAAAAGTATGGTATCCACTAATTGAAGCTCTACCGCTGAACTGCCATTACAAATACAGGTACAACCCTTTACGTCAGCATAAAACGCACGTACTAGCTTCACCTACGATGTTTACCCACATTGTGCCGCCCGAAGGTATTATCTGGATTAAGTCGTACCCTAAGTTATTCCAGTTCCTAATTAACACTCTTGCTGGAAATTACAAGGCTGGTGGGGAGATTGCGCAAGTATTGCAATTTTCCGATCAGGACTCAGCAAGTCGCTCAATGCTTGAAGGTACAAATATTGAAGCAAAACGAGAAGCAAATGCACCGTACTCAAAAGGTAAGAAATCAACAGCAGATATAATTGTCTCTATGATCAGACTTGCCATTGAGTCGAATGAAGTGCGCGTTAACGTTGCTGGTGGCGCAGTTTGGGTGGTGGATGACAAAATTTATGCAGTATCAAAAGTCATTATTGATAAAGCTCGCTCTATGGCCGCGCAAGCTGGCTATACGGCACTGCCAGAAAATACGGTTGCTCTGTTCTCAATGCTTTGTGATGCGGGTTACTGCGAACGCCATCCGATCACCAACGATATTATTCATACTATTCACATTACCATGCCTAATTCAGCAAGCGAGGCATGGAAATCTCAATTAACATTTCTAGTATTTAAACGTGAAGCATTAGATCCTAACAACACACTGAACTTGGCAAATGCTAATGCTATTTTAAAAGACAATACAGCCAAAGATGGTTACAAAGCGAAGAAGTCAGCAAGTGAAACAGGAGAGGAGCACAAGGCTGAATCTACACCTATTACTGAGACTAAGAAGGAATCTGAAACAGCAGCGAACCCATTTACGTTAGACCATTCATCTCTATTCTCGCAAACTACGAACAAGCCTCAACCAGAAACGAAACCACTGTCTGAGGTAATAAAAAGCTCACATAGCACCATCACAGTGCCAACCCAAAAACCCGCTAAAAAGACCAACCCCTCAAAGTCAAATGATGCAGAGGCCAAGACCTTACAACCAGAAACCAAATCAACAGAATTAAATTTAAACCCCTTTTATTCAGCAAAGCTCGAACCCAAAAAGGCACAAGCGCAAGCAACAGGCAAGGGTGAACAGGGAGCAAGTGAGTCTGGTCACGAAGCAAAAACCACAAAATCGAAAAACAATAGTAAGGACTCAAACGTAGAAACCGTAAAATCAACCGGTACTAACACTGATAGAAGTAATGGTAGTTATGATGGCAGCAAGGAAAATCTACAAAAACAACTGAGCAAACCAAAATCGAGCAAACTATTTATCCCAAGCTACCCAACAACAGAAAAGCAATCACCACCAAATCCATTTAGTAAAACACTAAAAGGAAACATGTCATTGCAAATGTTCATGACAAGCAAAAACATGGACGAACAAAAGGAGTTTGCCCTTTCCAACACACCAAATGCTAAAGAGTTCTCTGAATGGATAAAGGGGTCAATTGAAGAAAAGGTACTCACATATAACATGCTACATAGGTACAGTGAGGTTTATTTCATTCAAGAAGGTGTTTTCATCTGTATGCCAAACCTTATTCACACCTACAACAAGCAACAAAATAAAAGAATCGACTCCTCATCAATGATAAACGCACTAACCAAGGAGAGAGCTGTTCATATCGGAACAACGAAAATAAGAACAATGCTAATGAAGAAAAGGGAACTAAAGGGCTTAGTATTGAAATACGAACTATTCAATGACTGGTTGGTAAGCAATAACATTAAAATAATAGAATCGAACAAATATGTCATAGTGGCTTAG
- a CDS encoding AcaB family transcriptional regulator encodes MEKDNLLESEHLGGTIVFDDDNLFDKVAINKGQKAKGNLGSIELKTSFYTNIAIGLYKGEERKENKFARAGLTKFDDILRRIEDAAANDDPFADQVIMDIHANILEAEEVLASADQYLKQLAQAKFRNVSGSIKQPKKMSVFDVHLRTNIGLHVFWMLRDADEIIRFNLFQKAIAIIDEAAARNVNLTVANAFWKIYSNVFRWHPTGITRAELKSNTQRAQQAIEENKRITLTEGVLAGTERSTFAPKLKTKPEEDVRPLLSPEEQEQVVKEKVQQRKEIMEENPLSK; translated from the coding sequence ATGGAAAAAGATAACTTACTTGAGTCTGAACACCTAGGTGGGACGATTGTTTTTGATGATGACAATCTCTTTGATAAAGTCGCGATCAACAAGGGGCAAAAAGCAAAAGGCAATCTTGGTTCTATTGAGCTTAAAACTAGCTTCTACACCAACATAGCCATCGGTCTTTATAAAGGCGAAGAAAGAAAAGAAAACAAATTTGCACGAGCAGGTTTAACAAAGTTTGATGACATTCTACGCCGAATCGAAGATGCCGCAGCTAATGATGACCCGTTTGCAGATCAGGTTATTATGGATATTCACGCGAATATTTTGGAAGCAGAAGAAGTCTTGGCCTCGGCAGATCAATATCTCAAACAATTAGCTCAAGCCAAATTTAGAAACGTTTCTGGCTCTATCAAGCAGCCGAAAAAAATGTCAGTTTTCGATGTGCATTTACGCACAAATATCGGCTTGCACGTCTTCTGGATGCTGCGTGATGCTGATGAGATTATTCGATTCAATTTGTTCCAAAAAGCAATCGCAATCATTGACGAAGCTGCAGCAAGAAACGTGAACCTAACAGTTGCAAATGCGTTCTGGAAAATCTACTCGAATGTGTTCCGCTGGCACCCAACCGGTATCACACGAGCAGAGCTAAAATCAAACACGCAACGCGCACAGCAAGCAATTGAAGAAAATAAAAGAATAACACTAACGGAAGGTGTTCTTGCAGGAACAGAGCGTTCAACGTTCGCACCTAAACTGAAAACCAAGCCTGAAGAAGATGTTCGCCCATTACTTTCACCAGAAGAACAAGAGCAGGTGGTGAAAGAAAAAGTTCAACAGCGAAAAGAAATAATGGAAGAAAACCCATTATCAAAATAA
- a CDS encoding transglycosylase SLT domain-containing protein: MAILRFGKSKKAITAITAIALSISCSATAQSAVPVGFQKIAHQCNVPPEALYGIALTETETGMANGSSSVWHYSLNWKGKSYHFASREELYQFAQKLIKKGYQSFDVGIMQLNWYWQKHRGYTLWELTDIRTNIEVACEVLKEGYKARGNWVEAAGYYHNPSVKKHYDRYMRIYKKKISRLADHNQLLAEASNK; encoded by the coding sequence ATGGCCATACTTAGATTTGGAAAATCAAAAAAGGCGATCACAGCAATTACAGCAATCGCCTTATCGATAAGCTGCAGTGCCACCGCGCAATCGGCTGTACCGGTAGGCTTCCAAAAAATCGCACACCAATGCAACGTACCACCTGAAGCATTGTATGGGATTGCGTTAACTGAAACTGAAACCGGTATGGCCAATGGCTCATCCTCTGTTTGGCACTACTCATTAAACTGGAAAGGGAAGTCATATCACTTTGCAAGTAGGGAAGAACTATATCAGTTCGCCCAAAAGCTCATCAAAAAGGGCTACCAATCATTTGACGTTGGAATCATGCAATTAAATTGGTACTGGCAAAAGCATAGGGGTTACACACTATGGGAACTCACGGATATTCGGACAAATATCGAAGTGGCTTGCGAGGTTCTAAAGGAGGGCTACAAAGCTCGCGGAAATTGGGTGGAAGCAGCGGGTTACTACCACAATCCATCAGTTAAAAAACACTATGATCGCTACATGCGAATTTATAAAAAGAAAATCTCACGTCTTGCCGATCACAACCAATTACTAGCTGAGGCTTCAAATAAATGA
- a CDS encoding PFL_4695 family integrating conjugative element protein encodes MKTPTTKPYTLLLTLCLASPFTLANQVQDITGSTATLRTMDIGTAIGNDKYNEALIKIKQSQNTEIAMQMAKKVEAGEASKEELIQSMEKMVFPVQTNSMSLNASAQTERKPTKATQPIAVIGSDTYSINWLNTNINELQRLGAMIVVVEVRDLESFNKVRAGIPSNIKIIPANGYPLTQTFGVTEYPALITSKGIYH; translated from the coding sequence ATGAAAACTCCAACAACAAAACCATACACTCTACTTCTAACACTTTGCCTAGCTTCACCATTCACTCTGGCAAATCAAGTTCAAGACATAACCGGTAGCACAGCAACCCTGCGCACGATGGACATTGGCACCGCCATTGGCAATGACAAGTACAACGAAGCACTCATCAAGATAAAGCAATCCCAAAACACCGAAATCGCAATGCAAATGGCTAAAAAGGTAGAAGCGGGCGAGGCATCAAAAGAAGAACTCATACAGTCAATGGAAAAGATGGTCTTTCCTGTACAGACAAACTCGATGAGCTTAAACGCTTCAGCCCAAACAGAACGTAAACCAACCAAAGCGACTCAGCCTATTGCGGTCATTGGTTCCGACACATACTCAATCAATTGGCTAAACACCAACATCAACGAACTCCAACGCCTAGGTGCAATGATTGTCGTGGTTGAGGTTCGAGACTTAGAAAGCTTCAACAAGGTAAGGGCAGGCATCCCGAGCAACATTAAAATCATACCGGCCAACGGCTACCCATTAACCCAAACCTTTGGTGTTACCGAGTATCCAGCACTAATAACCAGTAAAGGAATTTATCACTAA
- a CDS encoding single stranded DNA-binding domain-containing protein, with amino-acid sequence MNTFNHNSGIVGGSVVSKKFNEQAGLSSVWLRKPNKNGKDTFIEIRLDGVLHANINDWLLVQGQVKNQNKTTFVDVKVDYGILGVATGQSELQVNQFQLSGLVSKVDCSGEWASISLAAKTTQKIGNEYKDETQWVNLRIKSQRISKLNIAKGDFLYVDCACSTSKYNDNEGKERVSYTFFINRVLTHSSKAKRAPAQPQQYQNAPQNNQQYNPVGGNFTPPSI; translated from the coding sequence ATGAATACTTTCAACCACAACTCAGGCATCGTTGGCGGTTCCGTTGTTAGCAAAAAATTCAACGAACAAGCTGGCCTATCTAGTGTCTGGTTACGCAAACCAAATAAGAACGGCAAAGACACATTCATTGAGATCCGTCTTGATGGTGTTCTTCACGCCAATATTAATGATTGGTTATTAGTCCAAGGCCAAGTGAAAAACCAAAATAAAACCACTTTCGTGGATGTTAAGGTTGATTACGGCATTCTTGGTGTGGCCACCGGTCAATCAGAGCTTCAAGTTAACCAATTCCAGTTATCTGGTCTTGTTAGCAAAGTTGATTGCTCGGGTGAGTGGGCTTCAATTAGCCTAGCCGCGAAAACCACACAAAAAATTGGAAATGAGTATAAAGATGAAACGCAATGGGTAAACCTGCGCATTAAATCTCAACGAATTTCCAAGCTAAACATTGCAAAAGGTGACTTCCTGTATGTTGATTGCGCCTGCTCTACGAGTAAGTACAACGACAACGAGGGCAAAGAGCGTGTTTCATATACGTTCTTTATCAATCGTGTGCTAACGCATAGTTCTAAAGCGAAACGGGCACCAGCTCAACCGCAGCAGTACCAAAACGCACCGCAGAACAACCAGCAATACAACCCTGTAGGTGGTAACTTCACTCCACCATCAATCTAA